A genomic region of Methanothermobacter sp. CaT2 contains the following coding sequences:
- a CDS encoding TIGR00288 family NYN domain-containing protein — MDNDDNFVIINNSRKDKKSLGLLVDGPNMLRKEFCSDLEFVKNLLFDRGNLKVGKVLLNQYASDKLIEAVVNQGFSPMIVAGDVDVQLAVEAFELIHNPNIDVVAIMTRNADFLPLINIAKENGKETLVIGAEPGFSIALQNSADDSIILGSEGV; from the coding sequence ATGGATAATGACGATAACTTTGTGATAATAAACAACAGCAGAAAAGATAAAAAGAGTCTTGGGCTCCTTGTTGATGGTCCAAACATGCTCAGAAAGGAATTCTGTTCAGATCTTGAATTTGTAAAGAACCTCCTATTTGACAGGGGAAACCTCAAGGTAGGAAAGGTGCTGCTGAACCAGTACGCCTCAGATAAGCTGATAGAGGCCGTTGTGAACCAGGGCTTCTCACCCATGATAGTTGCGGGTGATGTGGATGTTCAGCTCGCAGTTGAAGCCTTTGAACTCATACACAACCCCAACATCGATGTGGTTGCCATTATGACAAGGAACGCCGACTTCCTCCCCCTCATAAACATAGCCAAGGAGAACGGAAAGGAGACCCTGGTCATAGGTGCAGAGCCAGGTTTCAGTATAGCACTCCAGAACTCAGCAGACGACTCAATAATCCTTGGAAGCGAAGGGGTGTAG
- a CDS encoding universal stress protein — MYRRILIPTDGSEDAMKATRHAFHIAGMSGADILAISVVDTSYRKIWDEDISRRLEEILKKQAEKAISILKEEFSSQQELGHMTETRLDTVILEGNPAEVILEVMEDEDVDLVVMGSSGKHGLDRIISGSITRKVLKSATKPMMVVG, encoded by the coding sequence GTGTACCGGCGAATACTGATACCCACAGACGGCTCAGAGGACGCCATGAAGGCAACCCGGCACGCATTCCACATAGCAGGGATGAGCGGGGCAGACATACTGGCCATAAGTGTAGTTGACACATCCTACAGGAAAATCTGGGACGAGGATATCAGCAGACGCCTCGAGGAGATACTGAAAAAACAGGCAGAGAAGGCAATATCCATCCTCAAGGAGGAATTCAGCTCTCAACAGGAGCTGGGCCATATGACAGAAACCCGCCTTGATACGGTTATACTTGAGGGTAACCCCGCAGAGGTGATCCTCGAGGTCATGGAGGACGAGGACGTGGACCTCGTTGTAATGGGCAGCTCAGGCAAACACGGCCTTGACCGCATAATATCCGGAAGCATAACAAGGAAGGTTCTTAAATCAGCCACAAAGCCCATGATGGTCGTTGGTTAA
- a CDS encoding transcriptional regulator, which produces MIGKRTLDDEKLAVITFTGPFSKTLEVLEEVSDFVSSNDKLEADGDPTVIFYTAPLKDEGRYDVGIPVKGESEGDGKVRIVTIPGHTVIFTEYSEAREEAYRKLIKYVEENRLDVIGAPREVLHGDVREIQFPVVL; this is translated from the coding sequence ATGATAGGTAAAAGGACACTGGATGATGAGAAACTTGCTGTGATAACCTTTACAGGGCCCTTCAGTAAAACACTGGAGGTCCTTGAAGAGGTTTCAGACTTTGTATCATCAAATGATAAACTTGAGGCCGACGGTGACCCCACAGTGATCTTCTACACAGCACCCCTCAAGGACGAGGGAAGATACGATGTGGGTATACCTGTAAAGGGCGAATCTGAGGGTGACGGGAAGGTGAGGATAGTCACAATCCCGGGCCATACTGTGATATTTACAGAATACTCAGAAGCCCGTGAGGAGGCCTACAGAAAGCTCATAAAATACGTTGAGGAGAACAGGCTGGACGTAATAGGTGCGCCGCGGGAGGTCCTCCATGGGGATGTGAGGGAGATCCAGTTCCCTGTGGTCCTCTAA
- the pscS gene encoding O-phospho-L-seryl-tRNA:Cys-tRNA synthase — MECADYGLTRKLERDNLNLNPLQRGGVLPAAARKALHEFGDGYSVCDYCDGRLDQVTRPAINCFLDDLADFTGSDAVRTVHGAREGKFAVMHALCERGDTVVVDGNAHYTTHLAAERNGLEIVEVPSTGHPSYEVTPEAYREVLEETIDRVEVKLAVLTHVDGNYGNLTDARGVADVCRKLGVPLLLNCAYSMGRLPVNLRELGVDFVVGSGHKSMAASGPIGVLGMKSEWEDTVLRRSGRHEKKELELLGCTSRGAPLATLMASLPYVRERVSRWDGEVKKTRYLVSELEDIGGIEQLGVRPKEHDLVRFETPVFHEIAASHPRKGFFLYEELKKRGIVGIRRGQTKWFKCSIYGMTEEQVQYVVDSFRDIVEENR, encoded by the coding sequence ATGGAATGCGCTGATTATGGTCTTACAAGAAAACTTGAAAGGGATAACCTCAACCTCAACCCCCTCCAGCGTGGCGGTGTTCTCCCCGCCGCTGCAAGGAAGGCCCTCCATGAATTCGGGGATGGTTACAGTGTCTGTGACTACTGTGATGGGAGGCTGGACCAGGTCACAAGGCCCGCCATAAACTGCTTCCTTGATGACCTTGCAGACTTCACAGGCTCCGATGCCGTGAGGACGGTTCATGGTGCAAGGGAGGGTAAATTTGCGGTGATGCATGCACTCTGTGAGAGGGGTGACACCGTTGTTGTTGATGGAAATGCCCACTACACAACACACCTTGCAGCTGAGAGGAACGGCCTTGAAATCGTTGAGGTGCCATCAACCGGACACCCCAGCTATGAGGTAACACCCGAAGCCTACAGGGAGGTCCTTGAGGAGACCATCGACAGGGTTGAGGTTAAACTTGCTGTGCTGACCCATGTCGATGGTAACTACGGGAACCTGACAGATGCACGTGGCGTGGCGGACGTCTGCAGGAAGCTGGGGGTCCCATTACTCCTGAACTGCGCCTACTCCATGGGAAGGCTCCCGGTTAACCTCAGGGAACTTGGGGTTGACTTCGTTGTTGGGAGCGGTCACAAGAGCATGGCGGCCTCCGGGCCTATAGGTGTGCTGGGGATGAAATCTGAGTGGGAGGACACTGTGCTCAGGAGGTCAGGGAGGCATGAGAAGAAGGAGCTTGAACTCCTGGGCTGCACATCACGTGGAGCGCCACTGGCAACCCTCATGGCCTCTCTGCCCTATGTGAGGGAGAGGGTTTCACGCTGGGACGGGGAGGTTAAGAAGACACGCTACCTTGTCTCTGAACTTGAGGATATCGGGGGTATAGAGCAGCTGGGTGTGAGACCCAAGGAACATGACCTCGTGAGGTTTGAAACCCCTGTTTTCCATGAGATAGCGGCTTCACATCCAAGGAAGGGCTTTTTCCTCTATGAGGAACTTAAGAAGAGGGGTATAGTTGGAATAAGGAGGGGCCAGACAAAGTGGTTCAAGTGCAGCATCTATGGCATGACAGAGGAGCAGGTGCAGTACGTGGTTGACTCATTCAGGGATATAGTCGAGGAGAACCGGTGA
- a CDS encoding NTPase, translating into MKILITGRPGSGKSTMVGRLRDYLEGMGFSVGGIITPEVRVGGSRWGFEVVDLASGRRGLLASVETEGPRIGRYGVNVGVMDELAVPAIRRAMLEDDCIIIDEIGPMELKSQEFRRTVDEVLSSDVLLIAAVHRKTLQSIKKREDIRVFVVDPEKRDRVYQRIIDLLGDYHGMR; encoded by the coding sequence ATGAAGATACTGATCACCGGGAGACCCGGCAGCGGGAAGAGCACCATGGTTGGAAGGCTGAGGGATTACCTTGAGGGCATGGGCTTTTCGGTTGGGGGGATCATAACACCTGAGGTGAGGGTGGGTGGTTCAAGGTGGGGATTTGAGGTCGTTGACCTAGCATCGGGCAGGAGGGGCCTCCTTGCGTCAGTTGAAACAGAGGGCCCCCGTATTGGAAGATACGGTGTAAATGTTGGGGTCATGGATGAACTGGCTGTCCCTGCAATCCGGAGGGCCATGCTGGAGGATGACTGCATAATCATAGACGAAATCGGCCCCATGGAGCTTAAGAGCCAGGAATTCAGGAGGACGGTAGACGAGGTCCTCAGCTCTGACGTCCTCCTCATTGCAGCGGTACACAGGAAAACCCTTCAAAGTATAAAAAAGAGGGAGGACATAAGGGTATTTGTTGTTGATCCTGAAAAACGGGACAGGGTTTACCAGAGGATAATTGACTTACTTGGTGATTATCATGGAATGCGCTGA
- a CDS encoding radical SAM protein — MIMSLKDALHHYLSVRDGRTDASFMVAARTPASFHETSGMSELWREHERIEKGIECSGSCERSFLDLKIEIAERILRECSLCPWRCKVNRHREQGHCGVMEPRVASEFLHYGEEAPLVPSHTIFFSGCTLRCVFCQNWDISQNPSAGRHIEVDELAALIEERRRMGAANVNFVGGDPTPALPYILRVLSRVSISVPVVWNSNMYMTRESLRLIMGAADLYLTDFKFGNSECAERLAGAGNYFEVVSRNHLMIAGEDMIIRHLVLPGHLECCTKPIISWVAENLGIDTVMNIMGQYRPLYRASGYPEINRPLYIEELEEARRWALSEGLENLI, encoded by the coding sequence ATGATCATGTCACTGAAGGATGCACTTCACCACTACCTCTCTGTGAGGGACGGTAGGACGGATGCCAGTTTCATGGTGGCCGCCAGGACACCGGCATCCTTCCATGAAACCTCAGGGATGTCTGAACTCTGGAGGGAACATGAAAGAATAGAGAAGGGCATAGAGTGTTCAGGATCATGTGAAAGGTCCTTCCTTGATCTTAAAATCGAAATCGCTGAAAGGATCCTGAGGGAGTGTTCACTGTGCCCCTGGAGGTGCAAGGTTAACCGCCACAGGGAGCAGGGACACTGCGGTGTCATGGAGCCACGGGTGGCCTCGGAGTTCCTGCACTACGGAGAGGAGGCCCCCCTTGTACCCAGCCATACCATATTCTTCTCTGGCTGCACCCTGAGGTGTGTCTTCTGTCAGAACTGGGACATATCCCAGAACCCCTCTGCAGGCAGACACATTGAGGTGGATGAACTTGCAGCGCTCATAGAGGAGAGGAGGCGCATGGGGGCAGCAAACGTCAACTTCGTGGGCGGAGACCCGACACCAGCACTCCCATATATCCTGAGGGTTCTATCCAGGGTTTCCATCAGTGTGCCTGTCGTATGGAACAGTAACATGTACATGACCAGGGAATCCCTCAGGCTCATAATGGGTGCTGCAGACCTCTACCTCACGGACTTCAAGTTCGGCAACAGTGAATGTGCAGAGAGACTGGCAGGTGCCGGTAACTACTTTGAGGTCGTATCCAGGAACCACCTCATGATAGCAGGTGAGGATATGATAATAAGGCACCTGGTTCTTCCAGGGCACCTGGAGTGCTGCACGAAGCCCATCATATCATGGGTCGCAGAGAACCTGGGAATAGACACTGTAATGAACATAATGGGCCAGTACCGGCCCCTCTACAGGGCTTCAGGTTACCCTGAGATCAACCGTCCCCTCTACATTGAGGAGCTGGAGGAGGCCAGAAGATGGGCCCTGAGTGAAGGCCTTGAAAACCTTATCTAG
- a CDS encoding TldD/PmbA family protein, whose amino-acid sequence MFGIGEEAVKLALRYGEMAEVYIEREKTLEVEIQRDLIDFGKIESMTGIGIRILKEGRMGFAYTSDPDGVGVAVRMAAQNLQLADPDENFGFSEPSTYPSVKGIHDRSFDDLEVEDSVEMAGRMINRVLEEGCKPTSGGFTASRIETFIINSEGVEASSSSTGFSAHISVTAGENGMKTTAYESDSSCKLDINPEWIAGRACRIARDSMGGRSIESGRIPAVLDYHAAAGLLGTFAGAFSADNVQRGRSVLADRIGSQVTGEGLSVYDDGTLEGGLGSAPFDGEGTPSQRTALVEDGILRGYLHNIYTASKGRADSTGNGLRGYMEVPAVSTTNFILEFDSTVPLDDFRGIFVTDVLGAHTANPISGDFSVEANNAFMVDSGEFTPVKKAMLSGNIFELMMKVSSTDLERRQVGGFVTAPLMVEDVHVTG is encoded by the coding sequence ATGTTCGGGATTGGTGAAGAGGCGGTTAAACTCGCATTAAGGTATGGTGAGATGGCTGAGGTCTACATTGAGAGGGAGAAGACACTGGAGGTTGAGATCCAGCGTGACCTCATAGACTTCGGGAAAATTGAATCCATGACAGGGATAGGCATCCGCATCCTGAAGGAGGGGCGGATGGGATTTGCCTACACATCGGATCCTGATGGGGTGGGCGTGGCTGTGAGGATGGCGGCCCAGAACCTCCAGCTTGCAGATCCTGATGAGAACTTCGGGTTCTCTGAACCCTCCACATATCCATCGGTGAAGGGGATCCATGACAGGTCCTTCGATGACCTTGAAGTTGAGGACTCCGTGGAGATGGCCGGTAGAATGATCAACAGGGTCCTGGAGGAGGGATGCAAACCCACCAGCGGCGGGTTCACCGCATCCAGGATTGAAACATTCATCATAAACTCGGAGGGTGTTGAGGCGTCATCATCTTCAACAGGGTTCTCAGCCCACATATCTGTGACAGCCGGGGAGAATGGCATGAAGACAACCGCCTACGAATCAGACTCCTCCTGCAAACTTGACATCAACCCTGAATGGATAGCTGGAAGGGCCTGCCGGATTGCAAGGGATTCGATGGGGGGCAGGAGTATTGAAAGCGGCAGGATCCCCGCAGTCCTGGACTACCATGCAGCAGCAGGACTCCTTGGAACATTCGCAGGCGCATTCAGCGCAGATAACGTCCAGAGGGGGAGGTCCGTACTGGCAGATAGGATTGGAAGCCAGGTCACAGGTGAGGGCCTCTCAGTATACGATGACGGTACCCTTGAGGGGGGCCTCGGATCAGCCCCCTTTGATGGTGAGGGGACACCCTCCCAGAGGACAGCCCTTGTTGAGGATGGAATTCTGAGGGGATACCTGCATAACATATACACAGCATCAAAGGGGCGGGCTGATAGCACAGGTAATGGTCTGAGGGGCTACATGGAGGTCCCGGCTGTCTCAACCACCAACTTCATACTTGAATTTGACAGCACAGTGCCACTGGACGACTTCAGGGGGATCTTTGTCACAGATGTCCTTGGAGCCCACACAGCAAATCCAATATCCGGTGACTTCTCGGTGGAGGCCAACAATGCGTTCATGGTGGACTCAGGGGAATTCACACCTGTTAAGAAGGCAATGCTCTCAGGGAACATATTTGAGCTCATGATGAAGGTCTCATCAACGGACCTTGAAAGGAGACAGGTGGGGGGCTTTGTAACCGCGCCCCTCATGGTTGAGGATGTTCATGTCACAGGGTAA
- a CDS encoding phosphoglycolate phosphatase, whose protein sequence is MRAIAVDIDGTITDKKRRLSLEAVKALRGAEEAGVPVIMVTGNILCFAMTTSVLIGASGGVVAENGGVLHINDEVRVLGDISKAEMAYSHLKGIYPVRKVQFSDLRVSEIALTRDVPADTVREALRDFDVEVYDTGFAIHLTDPSVNKGSSLEILLESMGIGMEDVMAIGDSENDREFIEAAGFRVAVANADPELREMADYVTSAAHGEGVAEAVRRFMGW, encoded by the coding sequence ATGAGGGCCATTGCAGTTGACATCGACGGCACAATAACCGACAAAAAAAGGAGGTTGTCTCTGGAGGCTGTGAAGGCCCTCAGGGGTGCCGAGGAGGCAGGGGTGCCTGTTATAATGGTTACCGGTAACATCCTCTGCTTTGCAATGACAACATCGGTCCTGATAGGGGCCAGCGGAGGGGTTGTGGCTGAAAATGGCGGTGTGCTGCACATCAATGATGAGGTGAGGGTCCTGGGTGATATAAGTAAGGCTGAGATGGCCTACAGTCACCTCAAAGGGATTTACCCTGTCCGGAAGGTCCAGTTCTCTGACCTCAGGGTGTCGGAGATAGCACTGACCAGGGATGTACCTGCAGATACTGTCAGGGAGGCGCTCAGGGATTTTGATGTTGAGGTCTATGATACCGGCTTTGCCATACACCTGACAGACCCCTCAGTGAATAAGGGTTCATCCCTGGAGATCCTGCTTGAATCCATGGGGATAGGAATGGAGGATGTCATGGCCATAGGTGACAGTGAAAATGACCGGGAATTCATTGAGGCTGCTGGATTCAGGGTTGCGGTTGCAAATGCAGACCCTGAACTGCGGGAGATGGCAGATTATGTGACCTCCGCAGCCCATGGAGAAGGGGTTGCAGAGGCGGTCAGGAGATTCATGGGGTGGTGA
- the hypD gene encoding hydrogenase formation protein HypD, whose protein sequence is MKNLSRELVSRIQEISRPVKIMHVCGSHEHTIMQHGVRSLLPEEVEVVAGPGCPVCCVPAREIDECIELARQGVTITTFGDMLRVPGSRGSLADARADGADVRIVYGVGNAVEIARKLDREVVFMAAGFETTAPTTASEILSGPPENFSVLSCHRLIPPALRFLIESGEVNLNALIEPGHVSTIIGMKPYEPFSRDYNIPQVIAGFNPLDILMAVYMILRQIDRGEAKVENEYKRAVKPEGNLKAQKVMDEVFQVTEREWRGFPVIPESVYEIRDEFSEFNAREKFDIEVEDTVDTPAGCICGAVLRGVARPEECKLFKNECTPTSPIGACMVSREGTCNIAYRYSSF, encoded by the coding sequence ATGAAGAATCTTTCAAGGGAACTGGTTTCAAGGATACAGGAGATATCACGTCCAGTTAAGATAATGCATGTATGCGGGTCACATGAGCACACAATAATGCAGCATGGTGTAAGGTCCCTCCTTCCTGAGGAGGTGGAGGTGGTCGCTGGTCCTGGCTGTCCGGTCTGCTGTGTCCCGGCAAGGGAAATAGACGAGTGCATTGAACTTGCAAGGCAGGGTGTCACCATAACAACCTTCGGTGACATGCTCCGGGTACCGGGCTCCAGGGGATCCCTCGCGGATGCCAGGGCGGACGGTGCGGATGTCAGGATAGTCTACGGTGTGGGCAACGCAGTGGAGATAGCAAGGAAACTTGACCGGGAAGTCGTATTCATGGCAGCGGGATTTGAGACCACGGCGCCAACAACAGCCTCGGAGATACTCTCAGGACCACCTGAGAACTTCTCGGTTCTTTCATGCCACAGGCTCATACCACCCGCCCTCAGGTTTCTCATAGAGTCAGGTGAGGTGAACCTCAACGCCCTAATAGAACCAGGTCACGTGTCAACCATAATCGGCATGAAACCCTATGAGCCCTTCTCAAGGGACTACAACATACCCCAGGTCATAGCGGGCTTCAACCCCCTGGATATACTCATGGCGGTCTACATGATACTCCGACAGATCGATAGGGGGGAGGCAAAGGTTGAGAACGAGTATAAGAGGGCCGTGAAACCCGAGGGTAACCTCAAGGCCCAGAAGGTGATGGATGAGGTCTTCCAGGTAACCGAGAGGGAGTGGAGGGGATTCCCGGTCATACCCGAATCAGTCTATGAGATAAGGGATGAGTTCTCTGAATTCAATGCTCGGGAGAAATTCGATATAGAGGTTGAAGATACGGTTGATACACCGGCGGGATGCATCTGCGGTGCTGTATTGAGGGGTGTTGCAAGGCCAGAGGAGTGCAAACTCTTCAAGAATGAGTGCACCCCCACCAGTCCCATCGGGGCATGCATGGTGTCAAGGGAGGGCACCTGTAACATAGCCTACCGGTACAGCTCATTCTAG
- a CDS encoding calcium/sodium antiporter: MSVIILLFLFTVSLIGVIKSADIFVDRIVDIGRALGISQIILGVTVAAAGTSLPEFGSALISVLTGNPDLGVGVVIGSNIWNIAGIIGISAILSCAVTTNQDEIRRDGLFGLLSILILTFFMLMGPVGPLTGVVLLALYGVYLWVLIKKQRGYYTSHLMDHGEVDAKTIIYAILGFTGLVVFCRILVYSAVGIAEILNVPEMIIGLFALAIGTSLAELVVAVNSAMKRMCSLSLGTVLGSNIFNILIGIGVPSLFVKIPVEPLSLILDAPVLMGVTVAVMYFMWTDMELRRVEGVALITIYLAYAVLRITLTR; the protein is encoded by the coding sequence ATGTCAGTTATCATCCTCCTCTTCCTCTTCACTGTCTCACTGATTGGCGTTATAAAGTCGGCCGACATATTCGTGGATCGGATCGTTGATATCGGTAGGGCACTGGGGATATCCCAGATAATACTGGGGGTGACAGTCGCCGCTGCAGGGACCTCCCTTCCCGAATTTGGATCGGCACTGATATCCGTCCTCACAGGAAACCCTGATCTTGGTGTGGGTGTTGTTATAGGATCAAATATATGGAACATAGCCGGCATCATAGGCATATCAGCCATCCTTTCATGTGCGGTTACAACAAACCAGGATGAGATCCGGAGGGATGGTCTTTTCGGGCTTCTGAGCATACTCATCCTCACATTCTTCATGCTCATGGGCCCGGTTGGACCCCTGACTGGTGTTGTGCTCCTTGCACTCTACGGTGTTTACCTCTGGGTCCTCATAAAAAAACAGAGGGGCTACTATACTAGCCACCTCATGGATCATGGCGAGGTTGATGCTAAAACCATAATCTACGCCATCCTGGGATTCACTGGTCTTGTGGTGTTCTGCAGAATACTCGTATACAGTGCCGTTGGGATCGCCGAGATCCTGAATGTTCCTGAGATGATAATCGGTCTTTTTGCCCTCGCAATAGGCACAAGCCTCGCTGAACTGGTCGTTGCTGTTAACTCTGCAATGAAGCGTATGTGCAGCCTATCCCTTGGAACCGTCCTGGGGAGCAACATATTCAACATCCTGATAGGCATCGGGGTTCCATCACTCTTTGTTAAGATCCCTGTTGAGCCCCTATCCCTCATTCTTGACGCTCCAGTGCTCATGGGGGTGACAGTGGCCGTCATGTACTTCATGTGGACTGATATGGAGCTCAGGAGGGTTGAGGGAGTTGCACTTATAACAATTTACCTGGCATACGCTGTACTTAGAATAACACTTACACGGTAG